One Cupriavidus taiwanensis LMG 19424 DNA segment encodes these proteins:
- a CDS encoding MFS transporter codes for MAATAGIVTTADSAGQGATAAARGGPVTRGNIVARIERMPGNAMHVRARLLIGLATFFDGFDVIAIAATLPLLIAQWSLTPGQIGFLIAAPSVGQLVGALLFPGLAERFGRLRSIGWSAGIIGLMSLACGFAPSFEIFALLRIVQGLGLGGELPVAATYINEVTRAHGRGRFVLLYEVVFPIGLMVSNGIGAWLVPHYGWEVMYFIGGVPLVLFFILRRLIPESPRWLAEKGRLEEADAALRAFEARARTPLPPPADASAYERMGQHPRRRVRDLVSKAYLGRTLAVWMLWATCGFIQYGLSTWLPTVYKTVYHAPLQLALNLAAAASVLGVVGSLVCAMIVDKVGRKPVINVSFLLCALSLVLAGVFHAASVYVVATFCALAMGFLASGFITAYVYTPELYPTSVRAMGCGLGGAWLKLAAIFAPGLMASTIGSGDLSFAFFALSVVPALAAVTVHCLGIETKGRVLEELEV; via the coding sequence GTGGCCGCCACCGCAGGTATCGTGACCACGGCCGACAGCGCCGGCCAGGGTGCAACGGCCGCTGCCCGCGGCGGCCCGGTCACGCGCGGCAATATCGTTGCCCGCATCGAGCGCATGCCGGGCAACGCCATGCATGTCCGCGCCCGGCTGCTGATCGGCCTGGCCACCTTCTTCGATGGCTTCGACGTGATTGCCATCGCCGCCACGTTGCCGCTGCTGATCGCACAGTGGTCTCTCACGCCGGGGCAGATCGGCTTCCTGATCGCGGCGCCCTCGGTCGGCCAGCTGGTCGGGGCGCTGCTGTTCCCGGGACTGGCCGAGCGCTTCGGCCGGCTTCGATCGATCGGCTGGAGCGCGGGCATCATCGGCCTGATGAGCCTGGCCTGCGGCTTTGCGCCATCGTTCGAGATCTTCGCGCTGCTGCGCATCGTGCAGGGCCTGGGGCTGGGCGGCGAACTGCCAGTGGCCGCGACCTATATCAACGAGGTCACGCGCGCACATGGCCGCGGACGCTTCGTGCTGCTGTACGAGGTGGTGTTCCCGATCGGGCTGATGGTGTCCAACGGCATCGGCGCCTGGCTGGTGCCGCACTACGGCTGGGAGGTGATGTACTTCATCGGTGGCGTGCCGCTGGTGCTGTTCTTTATCCTGCGCAGGCTGATTCCGGAATCGCCGCGCTGGCTGGCGGAAAAAGGCCGGCTGGAAGAGGCGGACGCCGCGCTGCGCGCCTTCGAGGCGCGGGCGCGCACGCCGCTGCCGCCGCCGGCCGATGCCAGCGCCTACGAACGCATGGGCCAGCACCCGCGCCGGCGCGTGCGCGACCTCGTCAGCAAGGCCTATCTCGGCCGCACGCTGGCGGTATGGATGCTGTGGGCCACCTGCGGCTTTATCCAGTATGGGCTGTCGACCTGGCTGCCGACCGTCTACAAGACCGTCTACCACGCGCCGCTGCAGCTCGCGCTGAACCTCGCCGCGGCGGCGTCGGTGCTGGGCGTGGTGGGCTCGCTGGTCTGCGCCATGATCGTCGACAAGGTCGGGCGCAAGCCGGTGATCAACGTGTCGTTCCTGCTGTGCGCGCTGTCGCTGGTGCTGGCGGGCGTGTTCCACGCCGCCAGCGTGTACGTGGTCGCGACCTTCTGCGCGCTGGCGATGGGCTTCCTCGCCAGCGGCTTTATCACCGCCTACGTCTACACGCCGGAGCTGTATCCGACCAGCGTGCGGGCCATGGGCTGCGGCCTCGGCGGCGCCTGGCTGAAGCTGGCGGCGATCTTCGCGCCGGGGCTGATGGCCAGCACCATCGGCAGCGGCGACCTGAGCTTCGCCTTCTTTGCGCTGTCGGTGGTGCCGGCGCTGGCGGCCGTCACCGTGCATTGCCTGGGCATCGAGACCAAGGGGCGGGTGCTGGAGGAGCTGGAGGTCTGA
- a CDS encoding ABC transporter substrate-binding protein: protein MTLRHSIRRRAAGVLALATALACGTAQAQPRAAISDDVVKLGMLLDMSGLYADVTGRGSATAAQMAIDDFGGKVLGKKIELVVVDHQNKADIAANKAREWYDTGNVDAILDVAASAPALAVLEVAKQKNRIVVFSGPGTERITNDLCTPVSVHYAYDTYALANTTARATVQRGGKSWFFLTADYAFGHTLQDSATAVINETGGKVVGAARHPIGASDFASYLLQAQASKAQIVGLANAGGDAINAIKAASEFGLTRNHAQRMAGLLLYVNDIHALGLNTTAGLLLTEGFYWDMNDATRAWSRRYFEKLKKMPNMSQAAAYSSVMHYLKAVQAAGTDETAAVMKQMKSMPINDFFAKNGRIREDGRMIHDMYLFEVKTPAESKYPWDYYKVVATVPGEQAFMPAAKSKCPLLRP, encoded by the coding sequence ATGACGCTTCGCCATTCGATCCGGCGCCGGGCCGCCGGCGTGCTCGCGCTTGCCACGGCGCTGGCCTGCGGCACCGCGCAGGCCCAGCCCAGGGCCGCGATTTCCGATGACGTGGTCAAGCTCGGCATGCTGCTCGACATGAGCGGCCTGTACGCCGACGTCACCGGCCGCGGCAGCGCCACCGCGGCGCAGATGGCCATCGATGATTTCGGCGGCAAGGTGCTGGGCAAGAAGATCGAGCTGGTCGTGGTCGATCATCAGAACAAGGCCGATATCGCCGCCAACAAGGCGCGCGAGTGGTACGACACCGGCAATGTCGACGCGATCCTCGACGTGGCCGCTTCGGCGCCGGCGCTGGCGGTGCTGGAAGTGGCGAAGCAGAAGAACCGCATCGTGGTGTTTTCCGGACCGGGCACCGAGCGCATCACCAACGACCTGTGCACGCCGGTGTCGGTGCACTACGCCTACGACACCTACGCGCTTGCCAACACCACCGCGCGCGCGACGGTGCAGCGCGGCGGCAAGAGCTGGTTCTTCCTGACCGCCGACTACGCCTTCGGGCACACGCTGCAGGACTCCGCCACCGCGGTCATCAACGAAACCGGCGGCAAGGTGGTGGGGGCCGCGCGCCACCCGATCGGCGCCAGCGACTTTGCCTCGTACCTGCTGCAGGCGCAGGCCAGCAAGGCGCAGATCGTCGGACTCGCCAACGCGGGCGGCGACGCCATCAACGCGATCAAGGCGGCATCGGAATTCGGCCTCACGCGCAATCACGCCCAGCGCATGGCGGGGCTGCTGCTGTACGTCAACGACATTCACGCCCTCGGGCTGAACACCACCGCCGGCCTGCTGCTGACCGAAGGCTTCTACTGGGACATGAACGACGCCACCCGCGCGTGGTCTCGCCGCTATTTCGAGAAGCTGAAGAAGATGCCCAATATGAGCCAGGCCGCCGCGTATTCGTCGGTGATGCACTACCTGAAAGCGGTGCAGGCGGCGGGCACCGATGAGACCGCGGCGGTGATGAAGCAGATGAAGTCGATGCCGATCAACGACTTCTTCGCGAAAAACGGCCGCATCCGCGAGGACGGCCGCATGATCCACGACATGTATCTGTTCGAGGTAAAGACACCGGCCGAATCCAAATACCCGTGGGACTACTACAAGGTGGTGGCGACGGTGCCCGGCGAGCAGGCCTTCATGCCGGCAGCGAAGTCGAAATGTCCGCTGCTGCGGCCCTGA
- a CDS encoding MarR family winged helix-turn-helix transcriptional regulator, with translation MPRDAAPAHGTPAPTPAPAANASPWTDLDEAGSGLTVDNFLTTMLSQLVTALRSTVTKPYAEQFGLTVPEWRILALLAHARSLPFAELVTQSTSDKALVSRTLRLLEDRGLVQLTSAGNTPRKKLLCAITEAGTALHDQVMPLARRGQAEVIRQLSPQEREAVYQGLRKLLRAQA, from the coding sequence ATGCCCCGTGATGCCGCGCCCGCCCATGGCACGCCCGCGCCCACCCCTGCCCCCGCCGCCAACGCCAGCCCGTGGACCGACCTCGACGAGGCCGGCAGCGGCCTGACCGTCGACAACTTCCTGACCACGATGCTGAGCCAGCTGGTGACCGCGCTGCGCAGCACGGTCACCAAGCCCTATGCGGAACAGTTCGGCCTGACCGTGCCGGAATGGCGCATCCTGGCGCTGCTGGCGCATGCGCGCTCACTGCCGTTTGCCGAGCTGGTGACGCAGTCGACCTCGGACAAAGCGCTGGTCAGCCGCACCCTGCGGCTGCTCGAGGATCGCGGTCTGGTGCAGCTGACCTCCGCCGGCAATACCCCGCGCAAGAAGCTGCTGTGCGCCATCACCGAGGCCGGCACCGCGCTGCACGACCAGGTAATGCCGCTGGCGCGGCGCGGCCAGGCCGAGGTGATCCGGCAGCTATCGCCGCAGGAGCGCGAGGCGGTGTACCAGGGACTGCGCAAGCTGTTGCGCGCGCAGGCATAA
- a CDS encoding Bug family tripartite tricarboxylate transporter substrate binding protein has protein sequence MRQQRPRRAAAVAIAAMAVLGTSTGSVRAAATYPAKTVTMVVAYPPGGDSDAMARLYADKLSARLKQPVIVENRPGAGGVVGAAFVSRAPADGYTLLYTPNPFTLAPMVLKLAPSASYDPLHGFTPVIQTAVQAVLLVANPQAGVKTVGEMVAAARSGKALTYGSPGAGSPMHIAGEMLNRAAGVKIQHVPYKGVAPAVNDVVAGHVPLAYVTLGPVAQYINTGRLIPLAITDARRSPLLPNVPTLAELGYKDVVVGAWHGVMAPKGTPPEIVRTLNQQLNEVLRLPDVADKMATFGAIPVGGVPAALEKVNAADYERLGKVVRELAITAE, from the coding sequence ATGAGACAACAACGTCCCCGACGCGCCGCTGCCGTCGCTATTGCCGCCATGGCCGTGCTGGGCACGAGCACGGGCAGCGTACGGGCTGCCGCCACGTATCCGGCCAAGACCGTGACCATGGTGGTGGCCTACCCGCCAGGCGGCGATAGCGACGCCATGGCCCGGCTTTATGCCGACAAGCTGTCGGCACGCCTGAAGCAGCCGGTCATCGTCGAAAACCGTCCCGGCGCCGGCGGCGTGGTGGGTGCCGCGTTCGTCAGCCGTGCGCCGGCCGACGGCTACACGCTGCTGTACACGCCGAACCCGTTCACGCTGGCGCCGATGGTGCTGAAGCTGGCGCCGTCGGCCAGCTATGACCCGCTGCACGGCTTTACGCCGGTGATCCAGACCGCGGTGCAGGCGGTGCTGCTGGTGGCCAACCCGCAGGCCGGCGTAAAGACCGTGGGCGAGATGGTGGCCGCGGCCAGGAGCGGCAAGGCGCTGACCTATGGCAGCCCGGGCGCGGGGTCGCCGATGCATATCGCCGGCGAGATGCTGAACCGCGCCGCTGGCGTGAAGATCCAGCATGTCCCCTACAAGGGCGTGGCCCCCGCGGTCAACGATGTGGTGGCGGGGCACGTGCCGCTTGCCTACGTCACGCTGGGCCCGGTGGCGCAATACATCAACACGGGCCGGCTGATCCCGCTGGCGATCACGGATGCCCGCCGCTCGCCGCTGCTGCCCAACGTGCCGACGCTGGCCGAACTCGGCTACAAGGACGTGGTGGTCGGCGCGTGGCACGGCGTGATGGCGCCCAAAGGCACGCCGCCCGAGATCGTCAGGACACTGAACCAGCAGCTCAACGAGGTGCTGCGCCTGCCCGACGTGGCCGACAAGATGGCCACCTTCGGCGCCATCCCCGTCGGCGGCGTGCCGGCCGCGCTGGAGAAGGTCAACGCGGCCGACTACGAGCGCCTGGGCAAGGTGGTCCGCGAGCTGGCGATCACCGCGGAATAA